A part of Homoserinibacter sp. YIM 151385 genomic DNA contains:
- a CDS encoding FHA domain-containing protein: MADDQNPFLIGAPPGFQPRREPEAPTESETRRVPARRAPETTGPAPVFTPAPTPLGGVPLKAEEPAAPVTADNPQIVIRGWRLSPQGGRHIDVDTAVVLGRRPTAPAERPGARAVPLEDESKTVSKTHALVEPAGDGLRIVDLGSTNGVKLARGGEAERIVPPGLAVELEAGDIVHLGDLRIAVARA, encoded by the coding sequence GTGGCGGACGATCAGAACCCGTTCCTCATCGGCGCGCCCCCGGGGTTCCAGCCCCGTCGCGAGCCGGAGGCGCCGACCGAGTCCGAGACGCGGCGGGTGCCCGCGCGACGCGCACCCGAGACGACCGGACCCGCGCCCGTCTTCACCCCGGCGCCGACCCCGCTCGGCGGCGTGCCGCTCAAGGCGGAGGAGCCGGCTGCGCCCGTCACCGCCGACAACCCGCAGATCGTGATCCGCGGGTGGCGGCTCTCGCCGCAGGGCGGGCGGCACATCGACGTCGACACGGCCGTCGTGCTCGGCCGCCGGCCGACCGCGCCCGCCGAGCGCCCCGGCGCCCGCGCCGTCCCGCTGGAGGACGAGAGCAAGACCGTCTCGAAGACCCACGCGCTCGTCGAGCCCGCCGGCGACGGCCTCCGCATCGTCGACCTCGGCTCCACCAACGGCGTCAAGCTCGCCCGCGGCGGCGAGGCCGAGCGCATCGTGCCGCCCGGGCTCGCCGTCGAGCTCGAGGCGGGCGACATCGTGCACCTCGGCGACCTCCGCATCGCGGTCGCCCGCGCGTAG
- the leuD gene encoding 3-isopropylmalate dehydratase small subunit yields the protein MEKVTAITGVAVPMRRSNVDTDQIIPAQFLKRVTKTGFDDALFHGWRQDPGFILNQPAYAGARVLLAGPDFGTGSSREHAVWALRDYGFRAVISPRFGDIFRGNSGKQGLLAGTVSESEIEQLWAAVEAQPGTHATVDLETRTVSAGGLRFPFEIDDYTRWRLLEGLDDIALTLRDEDAITAFEARRAAWRPRTLPVPQGQ from the coding sequence ATGGAGAAGGTCACCGCGATCACCGGCGTCGCCGTGCCGATGCGGCGCAGCAACGTCGACACCGACCAGATCATCCCGGCGCAGTTCCTCAAGCGCGTCACGAAGACGGGCTTCGACGACGCCCTCTTCCACGGCTGGCGGCAGGACCCCGGGTTCATCCTCAACCAGCCCGCGTACGCCGGCGCCCGCGTCCTCCTCGCAGGCCCCGACTTCGGCACCGGCTCGAGCCGCGAGCACGCCGTCTGGGCGCTGCGCGACTACGGGTTCCGCGCGGTCATCTCGCCGCGGTTCGGCGACATCTTCCGCGGCAACTCCGGCAAGCAGGGGCTCCTCGCGGGCACCGTCTCGGAGTCCGAGATCGAGCAGCTGTGGGCGGCCGTCGAGGCGCAGCCGGGCACGCACGCGACCGTCGACCTCGAGACGCGGACCGTGTCGGCCGGCGGCCTCCGGTTCCCCTTCGAGATCGACGATTACACTCGGTGGCGACTGCTCGAAGGGCTGGACGACATCGCGCTCACCCTCCGCGACGAGGATGCGATCACCGCATTCGAGGCGCGTCGGGCGGCATGGCGACCCAGGACCCTCCCGGTCCCGCAGGGTCAGTGA
- a CDS encoding transglutaminase-like domain-containing protein: MSTATAPAAEQTAAGTPGAPGAPGTRSGGSEEARAVFRSARAWVDIAVVLVLAVLGMIGLGTAFEEATYFIVGMGGLLVGAAVAILSARLGFGVPLTAAVAILAYYLLGTPIALPAEGIAFVLPSVDSLSDLTVGPVFGWADILTLRPPVELPAYVYAVPYVSGWLVAVMSITLVVRWRPSRRTAAIRAALVLVWPIALYITGVLLGTDEPVFAAARGIGFGVIALVWLGWNRREHARIALAAPTTVVRRKILGTVAVVAAAAVIGAGGGILLTPPAENRFVLREEIQPPFDPLDYPSPLAGFRKYTRDPDTPVMQVDGLQPGERLRIAAMDTYDGVLWGVAGSEQALEGSGSFQLIGSRFPRPDAVGEETQAELRIEILEGYQDVWVPEVGTTSALDFVAGDPSREDLRYNAATGTTVLTTGLEPGDAYTLRGGVAVEPEDSELQEVPTAAFAPASVINNPDPVVALAGDLTAGEETPIAKLRAMQQYLTANGYYSRGQGAGQSPSRAGHAADRMNEMLQTSAMVGDEEQYASLFALMSRSLNYPTRVVLGFAPEIEEGETGPVQVTGDDVSAWVEVAFEGVGWVPFFPTPDRIDPPTDTVPKPKTEPQPQVRQPPRTDTEQDDLVSAVDIDEGDEEDDDLFGIPGWVWIVAGAILIPLAIVFVPLLVIGAIKARRMRRRREAATGDAAAAGAWDELADRYNELGYELPERSTRGMVAAYLRPQLPDGQDVAPVATRADAAVFSGREIPPEEVEALWTDAMTRLDETESALPGGRRIVSRYRLSSVRSWGSRLAQRADRELRRRGTPAGAAAAPAPARPDPLVAAAAPAGVGDAEEATIIRPGEGSR, encoded by the coding sequence GTGAGCACCGCGACCGCACCCGCCGCCGAGCAGACCGCCGCCGGCACCCCCGGCGCGCCGGGCGCGCCCGGCACCCGCTCCGGCGGATCCGAGGAGGCGCGCGCCGTCTTCCGCTCCGCGCGGGCCTGGGTCGACATCGCCGTCGTGCTCGTGCTCGCGGTGCTCGGCATGATCGGCCTCGGCACCGCCTTCGAGGAGGCGACCTACTTCATCGTCGGGATGGGCGGCCTCCTCGTCGGCGCCGCCGTCGCGATCCTCTCCGCCCGGCTCGGCTTCGGGGTGCCGCTGACCGCCGCCGTCGCGATCCTCGCCTACTACCTCCTCGGCACGCCGATCGCGCTGCCCGCGGAGGGCATCGCGTTCGTGCTGCCCTCGGTCGACTCGCTCTCCGACCTCACGGTCGGTCCCGTCTTCGGCTGGGCCGACATCCTCACCCTCCGCCCGCCCGTCGAGCTGCCGGCCTACGTCTACGCCGTCCCGTACGTCTCGGGCTGGCTCGTCGCCGTCATGTCGATCACGCTCGTCGTGCGCTGGCGCCCCAGCCGGCGGACCGCCGCCATCCGCGCCGCGCTCGTGCTCGTGTGGCCCATCGCGCTCTACATCACGGGCGTGCTGCTCGGCACCGACGAGCCCGTCTTCGCGGCGGCGCGCGGCATCGGCTTCGGCGTCATCGCGCTCGTCTGGCTCGGCTGGAACCGCCGCGAGCACGCGCGGATCGCGCTCGCCGCGCCGACGACGGTCGTGCGCCGCAAGATCCTCGGCACGGTCGCGGTCGTCGCGGCCGCGGCCGTCATCGGGGCCGGCGGCGGCATCCTCCTCACCCCGCCGGCCGAGAACCGCTTCGTGCTCCGCGAGGAGATCCAGCCGCCCTTCGACCCGCTCGACTACCCGAGCCCGCTCGCCGGGTTCCGCAAGTACACGCGCGACCCCGACACCCCGGTGATGCAGGTGGACGGCCTCCAGCCGGGCGAGCGGCTCCGGATCGCGGCCATGGACACCTACGACGGCGTGCTCTGGGGCGTCGCCGGCTCCGAGCAGGCGCTCGAGGGCTCCGGCTCCTTCCAGCTCATCGGGTCGCGCTTCCCGCGCCCCGACGCGGTCGGCGAGGAGACGCAGGCCGAGCTGCGCATCGAGATCCTCGAGGGCTATCAGGACGTGTGGGTGCCGGAGGTCGGCACGACCAGCGCCCTCGACTTCGTGGCCGGCGACCCCTCGCGCGAGGACCTCCGCTACAACGCCGCGACCGGCACGACCGTCCTCACGACCGGCCTCGAGCCGGGAGATGCCTACACCCTGCGGGGCGGCGTCGCCGTCGAGCCCGAGGACAGCGAGCTCCAGGAGGTCCCCACGGCGGCCTTCGCGCCCGCCTCCGTCATCAACAACCCGGACCCCGTCGTCGCCCTCGCCGGCGACCTCACGGCGGGCGAGGAGACGCCGATCGCGAAGCTGCGCGCCATGCAGCAGTACCTCACCGCGAACGGGTACTACAGCCGCGGGCAGGGCGCCGGGCAGTCCCCCTCGCGCGCCGGCCACGCCGCCGACCGCATGAACGAGATGCTCCAGACCTCCGCCATGGTCGGCGACGAGGAGCAGTACGCCTCGCTGTTCGCGCTCATGTCGCGGAGCCTCAACTACCCGACGCGGGTCGTGCTCGGCTTCGCCCCCGAGATCGAGGAGGGCGAGACCGGCCCCGTCCAGGTCACGGGCGACGACGTCAGCGCCTGGGTCGAGGTCGCCTTCGAGGGGGTCGGCTGGGTGCCGTTCTTCCCCACCCCCGACCGCATCGACCCGCCGACCGACACCGTCCCGAAGCCCAAGACGGAGCCGCAGCCGCAGGTCCGCCAGCCGCCGCGCACCGACACCGAGCAGGACGACCTCGTCTCCGCCGTCGACATCGACGAGGGCGACGAGGAGGACGACGACCTCTTCGGCATCCCCGGCTGGGTCTGGATCGTCGCCGGCGCCATCCTCATCCCGCTCGCCATCGTCTTCGTGCCGCTGCTCGTCATCGGCGCGATCAAGGCGCGCCGCATGCGCCGTCGACGCGAGGCCGCGACCGGGGATGCGGCCGCCGCGGGCGCGTGGGACGAGCTGGCCGACCGCTACAACGAGCTCGGCTACGAGCTCCCCGAGCGCTCGACGCGCGGGATGGTCGCCGCCTACCTGCGCCCGCAGCTGCCGGACGGGCAGGACGTCGCCCCCGTCGCGACGCGCGCGGATGCCGCCGTGTTCTCGGGCCGGGAGATCCCGCCGGAGGAGGTCGAGGCGCTCTGGACGGACGCCATGACCCGGCTCGACGAGACCGAGTCCGCGCTGCCCGGCGGCCGCCGCATCGTGAGCCGCTACCGGCTCAGCTCCGTGCGGAGCTGGGGGTCGCGTCTCGCGCAGCGGGCGGACCGCGAGCTGCGCCGCCGGGGGACCCCCGCCGGGGCGGCTGCCGCGCCGGCGCCCGCCCGACCCGATCCGCTCGTCGCCGCGGCGGCACCGGCGGGTGTCGGCGACGCCGAGGAGGCGACGATCATCCGCCCGGGCGAGGGCAGCCGGTAG
- the leuC gene encoding 3-isopropylmalate dehydratase large subunit — translation MSTKDSGAERPRTLAEKVWADHLVKQGEDGEPDLIYIDLHLVHEVTSPQAFDGLRMAGRPLRRVDLTIATEDHNTPTLAIDRPIADLTSRTQIETLRRNAEEFGVRIHSLGDVEQGIVHVVGPQLGLTMPGITVVCGDSHTSTHGAFGAMAFGIGTSEVEHVMATQTLPLKPFKTMAITVEGELRPGVTAKDIILAVIAKIGTGGGQGYVLEYRGSAIRALSMEGRMTICNMSIEAGARAGMVAPDQTTYDYLEGRPHAPTGADWDEAVAYWETLASDDDAVFDAEVFLDADELEPFVTWGTNPGQGVSLSQAVPDPASIVDPNERAAAERALEYMDLAAGTPMKEIPVDAVFMGSCTNSRIEDLRAFAAIIEGQQKADGVRVMVVPGSARVRIEAEAEGIDKIVEAFGAEWRFAGCSMCLGMNPDQLAPGERCASTSNRNFEGRQGKGGRTHLVSPVVAAATAIRGTLSSPADLAARTEEAMA, via the coding sequence ATGAGCACGAAGGACAGCGGGGCCGAGCGTCCCAGGACCCTGGCCGAGAAGGTCTGGGCCGACCACCTCGTCAAGCAGGGCGAGGACGGCGAGCCGGATCTCATCTACATCGACCTCCACCTCGTCCACGAGGTGACGAGCCCGCAGGCCTTCGACGGCCTCCGGATGGCGGGCCGTCCGCTCCGCCGGGTCGACCTCACGATCGCCACCGAGGACCACAACACCCCGACGCTCGCGATCGACCGGCCCATCGCCGACCTCACGAGCCGCACCCAGATCGAGACCCTCCGCCGCAACGCCGAGGAGTTCGGGGTCCGCATCCACTCGCTCGGCGACGTCGAGCAGGGCATCGTCCACGTCGTCGGCCCGCAGCTCGGCCTCACGATGCCGGGCATCACCGTCGTGTGCGGCGACTCGCACACCTCCACGCACGGCGCCTTCGGGGCGATGGCCTTCGGCATCGGCACGAGCGAGGTCGAGCACGTGATGGCGACGCAGACCCTGCCGCTCAAGCCCTTCAAGACGATGGCGATCACGGTCGAGGGGGAGCTGCGCCCCGGCGTCACCGCGAAGGACATCATCCTCGCGGTCATCGCGAAGATCGGCACGGGAGGCGGCCAGGGCTACGTGCTCGAGTACCGCGGCTCCGCGATCCGCGCGCTCTCCATGGAGGGCCGCATGACGATCTGCAACATGTCGATCGAGGCGGGCGCCCGCGCCGGCATGGTCGCCCCCGACCAGACCACCTACGACTACCTCGAGGGCCGCCCGCACGCGCCGACCGGGGCCGACTGGGATGAGGCGGTCGCCTACTGGGAGACGCTCGCGAGCGACGACGACGCCGTCTTCGACGCCGAGGTGTTCCTCGACGCCGACGAGCTGGAGCCCTTCGTCACCTGGGGCACGAACCCGGGGCAGGGCGTGTCGCTCTCGCAGGCGGTGCCGGATCCGGCATCCATCGTCGACCCGAACGAGCGCGCCGCCGCGGAGCGCGCGCTCGAGTACATGGACCTCGCCGCGGGCACCCCGATGAAGGAGATCCCGGTCGACGCGGTCTTCATGGGCTCCTGCACGAACAGCCGCATCGAGGACCTGCGCGCCTTCGCCGCCATCATCGAGGGGCAGCAGAAGGCGGATGGCGTGCGCGTCATGGTCGTGCCGGGCTCGGCCCGGGTGCGCATCGAGGCGGAGGCCGAGGGCATCGACAAGATCGTCGAGGCCTTCGGCGCGGAGTGGCGCTTCGCCGGCTGCTCCATGTGCCTCGGCATGAATCCCGACCAGCTCGCCCCCGGCGAGCGCTGCGCCTCCACCTCGAACCGCAACTTCGAGGGCCGCCAGGGCAAGGGCGGGCGCACCCACCTCGTGTCGCCGGTCGTCGCCGCGGCGACCGCGATCCGCGGCACCCTGTCGAGCCCCGCGGATCTCGCGGCCCGGACCGAGGAGGCGATGGCCTGA